A window of Acinetobacter sp. TR3 contains these coding sequences:
- a CDS encoding aspartate carbamoyltransferase catalytic subunit, which translates to MHIAALHQPSQVQLNQQGNLKHFLTIEGLSKESLTKILDTAQSFLDDNNNLINRPLLEGLTVMNLFFENSTRTRTTFEAAAKRLSANVLNIDIARSSTSKGETLRDTLWNLEAMAADIFVVRHSSSGAAHFIAKDVCPKVAIINAGDGRHAHPTQAMLDMLTIRRETKKPFEALSVAIIGDIKHSRVARSNVAALQTLGCKDIRVIAPNTLLPVGFNEYGENVRLFNKMDAGVTDCDVIIALRIQNERIDSPALSSQSEFYKMYGLNKERLALAKPDCIVMHPGPMNRGVEIDSSVADGDQSVILKQVTNGIAVRMAVLALAMQGQLQEQGLIEAIAL; encoded by the coding sequence ATGCATATTGCAGCCCTGCATCAACCAAGTCAGGTTCAATTGAATCAACAAGGAAATTTAAAGCACTTCTTAACCATTGAAGGTCTTTCTAAAGAAAGCCTGACCAAGATTTTAGATACCGCACAAAGTTTTTTAGACGACAATAATAATTTGATTAACCGTCCGTTATTAGAAGGGCTGACGGTAATGAATCTTTTCTTCGAAAACTCTACTCGAACTCGCACTACATTTGAGGCAGCTGCAAAACGGTTGTCTGCAAATGTTCTGAATATCGATATTGCACGTTCAAGTACCTCTAAAGGTGAAACTTTACGTGATACGCTTTGGAATTTGGAAGCGATGGCTGCGGATATTTTCGTAGTTCGTCATTCATCTTCTGGGGCAGCACATTTTATTGCTAAAGATGTTTGTCCTAAAGTGGCAATTATCAATGCAGGGGATGGACGCCACGCGCATCCGACTCAAGCAATGCTCGATATGTTGACGATCCGTCGGGAAACCAAAAAGCCATTTGAAGCGCTTAGTGTTGCCATTATTGGTGATATTAAGCATTCACGTGTAGCACGTTCCAATGTGGCTGCTTTACAAACTTTAGGTTGCAAAGATATTCGCGTGATTGCACCAAATACGTTATTACCAGTTGGTTTTAATGAATATGGCGAAAATGTACGCCTGTTTAATAAAATGGATGCAGGCGTGACAGACTGTGATGTGATTATTGCATTGCGAATTCAAAATGAGCGTATTGATTCACCTGCATTATCTTCACAATCTGAATTCTACAAAATGTATGGTCTAAACAAAGAACGCTTGGCGCTCGCTAAACCTGATTGTATCGTTATGCATCCTGGTCCAATGAACCGTGGTGTTGAAATTGATTCAAGTGTTGCGGATGGAGATCAATCGGTTATTTTGAAACAAGTCACCAACGGTATTGCAGTACGAATGGCGGTACTGGCACTTGCAATGCAAGGGCAGTTACAGGAACAAGGTTTAATTG